A stretch of the Acaryochloris sp. CCMEE 5410 genome encodes the following:
- a CDS encoding RNA-binding protein yields MSIFVGNLSYAITEQDLKTAFSQFGAVKQVKLPIDRETGKKQGFAFIEMDNEAEEAKAIKKLDGGEWMGKTLTVYKAKPRVNRMGSDNFVAGNLF; encoded by the coding sequence ATGTCGATTTTCGTTGGTAACCTCTCTTATGCCATTACAGAGCAGGATCTAAAAACTGCTTTTTCACAGTTTGGTGCCGTTAAACAGGTCAAGCTCCCCATTGACCGCGAGACTGGCAAGAAGCAAGGCTTTGCTTTTATAGAAATGGATAATGAGGCTGAAGAAGCCAAAGCAATCAAAAAACTGGACGGGGGGGAGTGGATGGGAAAGACTCTCACAGTATATAAGGCAAAACCTCGGGTAAATAGAATGGGTAGTGATAACTTCGTTGCTGGGAATCTCTTCTAG
- a CDS encoding phosphoribosyltransferase, with the protein MLRFRNRSEAGKELATHLQHCAQCSSSVVLALPRGGVPVAYEITQALHLPLEVCPVRKLCVPEHPELAMGAIAPNGVRILNLTMIDEFMISHQQVELITTQERQTLLRYEQLYEHKRFFPRINHQSVILVDDGLATGATMRAAIAFVQRKQPDFLIVAVPVASASTSKELEADVDQIVCPLKSQYLMSVGYWYDDFSQITDAEVLQILVQARTDRN; encoded by the coding sequence ATGCTCCGCTTTCGTAATCGATCTGAGGCTGGAAAAGAACTCGCGACACATTTACAACACTGTGCTCAATGTTCATCATCAGTGGTTCTGGCACTACCTCGGGGTGGTGTTCCGGTGGCCTATGAAATTACCCAAGCATTGCATCTTCCTTTAGAGGTCTGTCCTGTTCGTAAGCTATGCGTTCCTGAGCACCCTGAACTGGCAATGGGTGCTATCGCTCCGAACGGAGTTCGCATTTTGAATCTGACCATGATTGATGAATTTATGATTTCCCATCAACAGGTTGAACTGATTACCACTCAAGAAAGACAAACCTTACTCCGATATGAACAGCTTTATGAACACAAGCGATTTTTTCCAAGAATTAACCATCAATCCGTCATTTTGGTGGATGATGGTTTAGCCACAGGAGCAACAATGAGAGCAGCTATTGCTTTTGTTCAAAGGAAGCAACCAGACTTTTTAATCGTTGCCGTCCCTGTCGCATCAGCATCGACTAGCAAAGAACTTGAAGCTGATGTGGATCAAATCGTTTGTCCTCTAAAATCTCAATATCTTATGTCAGTAGGATATTGGTATGATGATTTTTCTCAGATTACTGATGCAGAAGTGCTCCAAATCTTAGTACAAGCCAGAACTGACCGCAATTAG
- a CDS encoding sigma-70 family RNA polymerase sigma factor, with product MDATPTRTKHQIADQIIIKSENLIAFRVRRYLGLGVDKNKLMHSGRIGLYEALVRFDIGKGTQLSTYAVPWIDECLRRAINENTNIRLPKSALRVVKDCANLQAEQGSLSFQELGDQLGKDPQYIEEVIAGSQYRFVPLPCPDSSEEHLLSTEASTTLETLAIKQIVQEAMNELPDKWATTLWLRVVEEKSFPEIASITGHAVRTVRVWCFKALEILRHRLDDVLVDSPL from the coding sequence ATGGATGCTACGCCGACTCGTACAAAGCACCAAATTGCTGATCAAATCATCATCAAAAGTGAAAACCTCATCGCCTTCCGTGTCAGAAGATACCTGGGCTTGGGTGTCGATAAGAACAAATTAATGCATAGTGGCCGCATTGGACTCTACGAAGCATTAGTGCGATTTGACATTGGTAAGGGGACTCAACTCTCGACGTATGCAGTGCCCTGGATTGATGAATGTCTCAGACGGGCAATAAACGAAAACACGAATATTCGTTTGCCAAAAAGCGCCCTTCGAGTGGTTAAGGATTGTGCCAACTTGCAGGCAGAGCAAGGCTCGCTGTCTTTCCAAGAACTCGGGGATCAACTCGGCAAAGACCCTCAGTATATCGAAGAGGTGATTGCGGGTAGCCAATACCGTTTTGTCCCTTTACCGTGCCCAGACTCAAGTGAGGAGCATCTACTCTCCACTGAAGCCAGCACGACATTGGAGACCCTTGCGATTAAACAGATCGTTCAGGAGGCGATGAACGAACTCCCTGACAAATGGGCGACCACCCTCTGGTTACGAGTCGTTGAGGAAAAGTCGTTTCCTGAGATTGCCAGTATCACAGGCCATGCGGTTCGGACTGTCCGTGTCTGGTGTTTTAAGGCGCTTGAAATTCTAAGACATCGATTGGATGACGTTTTAGTGGATTCGCCCCTTTGA
- a CDS encoding S1C family serine protease, with protein MVSCFIFKAGNTEPYNEQRIRGAIVKVYSVRNKPDYQKPWETVIKRSTGSGFIIADNKILTNAHVVADQTFVEVRRHGQAKRYRAQVVSVAHEVDLAILSVKNNAFFSGVTPLEFADLPEIRQEVAVYGFPTGGNALSTTRGIVSRIEHQFYTHSSEYFLAAQIDAAINSGNSGGPVLDGNGQIVGVAMQARKSADNIGYMVPVPVIRHFLQDLEDKTFNGFPGLGLVYQKMENPGMKRSYGISENLTGILVRHIPDRSENGVC; from the coding sequence ATGGTATCCTGCTTTATTTTTAAAGCTGGAAACACTGAGCCATATAATGAGCAGCGGATTAGAGGAGCTATCGTTAAGGTTTATTCAGTTCGCAATAAGCCAGACTACCAGAAGCCTTGGGAAACAGTCATTAAACGCAGTACTGGTTCTGGTTTTATCATCGCAGACAACAAAATTCTGACAAATGCCCATGTTGTTGCCGATCAAACCTTTGTTGAAGTTCGACGTCACGGTCAAGCCAAGCGTTATAGGGCTCAAGTTGTCAGTGTTGCTCATGAAGTTGATCTAGCAATCTTATCGGTTAAGAATAATGCTTTTTTTTCAGGTGTAACACCCTTAGAATTTGCTGATCTGCCTGAGATTCGGCAAGAGGTTGCTGTCTATGGTTTTCCCACAGGTGGAAACGCTTTGAGTACTACAAGAGGCATTGTTTCACGTATAGAACATCAGTTTTATACTCATAGCAGCGAGTACTTTCTAGCCGCGCAAATTGATGCTGCAATTAACTCAGGCAATAGTGGAGGACCTGTTCTGGATGGCAATGGCCAAATTGTTGGTGTAGCGATGCAAGCAAGGAAAAGTGCTGACAATATTGGATATATGGTACCTGTACCCGTCATAAGACATTTTCTTCAAGACCTTGAGGACAAGACCTTCAACGGTTTCCCAGGTTTAGGACTCGTTTATCAAAAGATGGAAAACCCTGGCATGAAACGTAGCTATGGAATATCCGAGAACTTAACTGGGATACTAGTTAGACATATTCCAGATAGATCTGAAAATGGTGTCTGCTAG